From Mumia sp. ZJ1417:
ACGACGGCAGCCAGTGTACGGGCAGGAGGTGAGGGGACGATGGCGCCTTTGCACAGCCTTACGGGGTGAGCAGCGCCGCCAGCGTCGCACCGAGCTCGTAGGCCTGCTCCCGCTCGGGCGCACCGACGTTGCCGAGCACCTCGAGCACGGGCGCTGCCTGTGTCCATGGCAGCGCGCCCGCGATCGACTGCACCGCTCGTACGGCGCCGGTGGTGTCGTACCGGCCGTGCACCCAGAGCCCGTACGGCCTGGTCCTGCGGACTCCGTCCTTCGTGCCCGCTGCGGAGCCGTCCTCGCTCAGCGCACCGCCGGCCTCGAGGAAGATCGTGTCGAAAAAGTGCTTGAGAGCTCCGCTCATATAGCCGAAGTTCGCGGTGGTGCCGAAGAGGTACCCGTCGGCCGCCAGCACGTCGCCGGCCCGGGCCTCCAGCGCCGGGAGGACGACCACCTCGACACCCTCGAGCGCAGGATCGTGCGCGCCTGCCACCGCGGCGTCCGTGAGCGACTGGACGGTCGGTGTCGGCGAGTGGTGGACGATCAGCAGGGTGGACATCTCGCGAGACTAGCGCCGTCGTGGGCTATGCTGACGCCAGCCATGTACATCGCGCGCCTCCTCCTTCGGTGCCGCGGCGAGGGTTCGCACTAGGTCGGACCCCCTCGTCGCGGCGTTCGTCATGGCCGGCCGTCGCCGCACCGCGGCGCTTCTCATCTCAGACGAGCCCCGAACGAGGACATCACCATGGCCATCTCCCCTCAGCAGCCCAGCGGTATGCCATACCAGCGCTACCCGACCTTCCCTGCGATCGACCTGCCCGACCGCACCTGGCCGTCGAAGACGATCACCGAGACCCCTCGCTGGCTCTCGACCGACCTGCGTGACGGCAACCAGGCCCTGATCGACCCGATGACGCCCGCCCGCAA
This genomic window contains:
- a CDS encoding flavodoxin family protein, translating into MSTLLIVHHSPTPTVQSLTDAAVAGAHDPALEGVEVVVLPALEARAGDVLAADGYLFGTTANFGYMSGALKHFFDTIFLEAGGALSEDGSAAGTKDGVRRTRPYGLWVHGRYDTTGAVRAVQSIAGALPWTQAAPVLEVLGNVGAPEREQAYELGATLAALLTP